A window of Candidatus Margulisiibacteriota bacterium genomic DNA:
ATCCGAGGCAAAATTAGCGAATGCCGGGCCGGTTTCCGCTTCCCGGATCGAACAGGCGGTGGCCATAACGGCCAAACCGCAAGCTTCCATCTCCGGCGGCCTGGGGAATGTTAATGAGAGCGCTTCCGGCACGAACAACTGGCGCGGTTTTAGCGCGACCGCCGCTTACGGCGATACTTTTAAGCTCTGGTCTTTAGCCGGCAACTACGAGCTGGCCGGTAAATACGGATTTAACCAAATCGTTTACCTGGTCCCCGGCAGCGGAGGCGCCGTTAACGGCGGACCGGTTAACGAGAACCGTTACGAGTTGGAGTTGAACACGATCTATCCGGTGGTCGACCGCTGGGGGGTCAGCGGCAAACTCCTGCTGGGCGCTAAATATATCAGTTTAAGCAATCCGACCGCGCCGACCAATTTTACCGGTTTTAACGCCGGGCTGGTCACTTCCGCCAAAGCTTTCGGCCGTAATCTTTTACTGCGCGGCTTCTGGTCGCTGCCGCTGGTCAGAGCGCAGGTTTCCCCGTCGGCTCTTGGCCAGCCTGCCCAGCTGTTCGATTACGAAGCGTCGCTTGATTATGAGTTGCTCTCTTATCCGGTACTGCTTGGTCTGTCCGGCGAAATGATGACCTTTACCGGCACCGGCACGCGTTACTATAATATGGCTTTTGTCCGCTATTTTCTCTTCTAAAACCATTATTGTCGCGTTTATTATTTATGCTATACTTGTTTGAGTTCGACTTTTCTTAGGAGGAGCGCCATGGTAAATTCTGAATTGCGGGTCTTTTACGGGACGTCACATCCGGAGCTGGGGGCGAAGATCGTTGGGCATCTCGGGATCAAGAATGGCGACATCAAGATCTCGCGCTTCTCCGGCGGGGAGATCTACGCCCGGATCAACGAGAATGTCCGCGGCGCCTCATGCGTGATCATCCAAACTTGCACTGACCGGGTCAACGGCGACCTGATGGAGCTCTTCCTGATCATCGACGCGATGAAGCGCGCTTCGGCCAAATCGGTCACCGCCGTCATCCCGCATTTCGGCTACGCGCGGCAGGACCGCAAGGCCGCTTCCCGCGAGCCGATCTCGGCCCGGCTGGTTGCCAACCTGATCGAAACGGCGGGGGCCGACCGGGTCGTCGCCATGGACCTCCATTCCGACCAGATCCAGGGTTTCTTTAATATCCCGGTCGACACCCTGACCGCCTTGCCGCTCTTAGCCAATTATATCGATAGCAAAAAGATGAAAGAGCTGGTCGTGGTCGCCCCTGACACCGGCCGGGCCAAGGTCGCCAAAAAATTGGCCGACCGGGTCGGCGCCAAGCTCGCGATCCTGCATAAAGTGCGCGGCGAGCACCATCAGTCGGAAGTAACCCACGTGGTCGGCGACGTCCGGGGGAAGACGGTCGTCATTACCGACGACATGATCGATACCGCCGGCACGATCTGCAACGGGGTCACCGCGCTCAAGGCTAACGGCTGTAACCCGGATATTTACGTCGTGGCCACGCATGGCCTCTTTTCCGGTCCGGCGGTTGAGCGGATGTCCCAGGCCGGTTTTGCCGAGGTCGTCGTGACCGACTCGGTCCCGATCCCGAAAGAGAAACAATTCAAAGGGCTCAAGATCCTCTCCGCGGCGGAGTTGTTAGGCGAAGCGATCAGGCGAAACTACGAAAATCAGTCCATTACGTCATTATTTGATTGACCCCTAACCCCTCTTCTCCCCTTCCCCCTTAATAAGGGGGAAGGGGATGGGGGATAGGGGTAAAAGGAAGAACATATGAACAAGATAAACATCGGGATCATCGGTCTGGGGACGGTGGGGGCGGCTGTGGCCGCGACGCTCAAGAAGAACGCGCAAGTCATTGCCGAGCAGGCGGGGGTGCAGATCAAGGTCAAAAGGGTTTGCGATGTCCGCCGAATAAGTTCTCCTTACCCCTTGACCCACGATCCGATGGTCCTGATCAACGATCCCGAGATCGACGTCATTGTCGAAGCGATCGGCGGGCTGGAACCGGCCAGGAAACTGGTCCTGGCCGCCCTGCGGGCCGGCAAGCATGTCGTTACTCCGAACAAAGAGCTGATCGCCAAAGCGCTGGGGGAGTTGCTTCCCGCGGCCGACGCCAACGGGGTTTGCCTCCTGTTCGAGGGAGCGGTCGGCGGCGGGATACCGATCCTCAACACGATCCGTGATAACCTGGCGGCTAACGAGATCAACGAGATTTACGGCATCGTCAACGGGACGACCAACTATATCCTCTCCAAAATGACTGCGGAAGGGTGGGAATTTGCCGACGCGCTGAAGGCTGCCCAGAAGCTCGGTTACGCCGAAGCGGACCCGAAAGCCGATATCGAAGGGTACGATGCCTCCTACAAGGCGACGATCCTCGCCTCACTCGCTTTTGGGGTGAAAGTGAGCTGGGAGGATGTTTACCGCGAAGGGATCGAAAAGATCACGGCGGAAGATATCCAGTTCGCCGGAGAGATTGGTTATGTTGTTAAATTGCTAGCCATTGCCAAGAAAAAAGACGGAGAGGTTGAGGTCCGCGTCCA
This region includes:
- a CDS encoding ribose-phosphate pyrophosphokinase produces the protein MVNSELRVFYGTSHPELGAKIVGHLGIKNGDIKISRFSGGEIYARINENVRGASCVIIQTCTDRVNGDLMELFLIIDAMKRASAKSVTAVIPHFGYARQDRKAASREPISARLVANLIETAGADRVVAMDLHSDQIQGFFNIPVDTLTALPLLANYIDSKKMKELVVVAPDTGRAKVAKKLADRVGAKLAILHKVRGEHHQSEVTHVVGDVRGKTVVITDDMIDTAGTICNGVTALKANGCNPDIYVVATHGLFSGPAVERMSQAGFAEVVVTDSVPIPKEKQFKGLKILSAAELLGEAIRRNYENQSITSLFD
- a CDS encoding homoserine dehydrogenase; protein product: MNKINIGIIGLGTVGAAVAATLKKNAQVIAEQAGVQIKVKRVCDVRRISSPYPLTHDPMVLINDPEIDVIVEAIGGLEPARKLVLAALRAGKHVVTPNKELIAKALGELLPAADANGVCLLFEGAVGGGIPILNTIRDNLAANEINEIYGIVNGTTNYILSKMTAEGWEFADALKAAQKLGYAEADPKADIEGYDASYKATILASLAFGVKVSWEDVYREGIEKITAEDIQFAGEIGYVVKLLAIAKKKDGEVEVRVHPALVAKSHPLANVADNNNAIYLKGSPVGELMFYGPGAGGGPTASAVISDLISIAKGCGGEECGSDCGCDHDECCSPAVAGKKLALRPIAETTSRYYIRLQAADKHGVLAGISKAFADKKVSIAAVTQKENLGHQATIVILLHNVEERNLRSALKVISRLPMVKKIGNVIRIL